The Blautia pseudococcoides genome segment GAAGAACGGTGATCCATCTGTATGAGCCTACAGCAGGTACTGTGACCTTTGACGGCATACACATTGATAAATCCATGGACTTAAAGCAAAGACATGATCTTTCAAAAAGAATGCAGATGATTTTTCAGGATCCCTATGCATCCCTGAATCCGAGAAGAAAAATCCTTGATATTGTGGCAGAGGGAATCGATGCCCATCGTCTTGCTTCCGGCAAAAAAGAAAGGACAGAGATGGTAATAGACCTTCTTGAAACAGTGGGTCTTCACGCAGAACATGCAGACCGTTTTCCACATGAGTTCTCAGGCGGTCAGCGCCAGAGAGTGGGAATTGCCCGTGCGCTGGCACTGAATCCAGATTTTATCGTGTGTGATGAACCAATTTCAGCCCTTGATGTTTCCATTCAGGCGCAGGTAGTCAATCTGCTGGAAGAGCTTCAGAGAAAGCGGAATTTCACCTATCTCTTTATTGCGCACGACCTGTCCATGGTAAAACATATCAGTAACAGAATTGGTGTTATGTATCTTGGCTCCTTAGTTGAACTGGCAGACAGTGAAGAATTGTTCAGGAATCCCATGCATCCGTACACAAAGGCATTGCTTTCTGCAATCCCGATTCCGGATCCGAAGATTGAGAAGAACCGTCAGCGTATAATGCTGGAAGGAAGCCTTCCGAATCCGATTAATCTCGGAGAAGAATGTAAATTTGCTTCCCGCTGTGATCAGTGCGGCAGTTACTGCAAAAAGAGCCAGCCGGTCTTAAAAGAAGTGAAGCCGGGACATTTTGTAGCATGCAGCAAATGCCAATAGATCCGGTCCGGATGGACTTGTGAAAAAGGAGAATGTGATGTACAGATTTGACAGGACAGAGTATGATAAACGTATGGAGTGGTATAAGGACGCCAGATTTGGTATGTTTATTCATTGGGGGCTGTATGCCATTCCTGCAAGGGGCGAGTGGATCCGCAGTGTGGAGGAAGTGCCGAAAGAAGAGTATATGAAATACTTCCGGGAGTTTAATCCCGTGGATTTCGATGCGAAAGCCTGGGCAAAGGCAGCAAGAGATGCGGGAATGAAGTACGTGGTTCTTACGGCGAAGCATCATGACGGATTCTGCCTCTTTGACAGCAAGCACACAGATTTTAAGTCAACCAATACAAAGTGCGGCAGGGATTTTGTAAAGGAATTTGTGGAGGCTGTACGGGGAGAAGGGCTGAGAGTGGGATTGTATTTCACTTTGCTTGACTGGTATCATGAAGATTATCCTCATTATGGGGACAAGAATCACCCCATGCGAAACAACAAAGCCTATACCAATGAGAACAGAAATTTCGACAATTATCTCACATATATGCATAATCAGGTGAGAGAAATCTGCACCAATTATGGAAAATTGGATATCCTGTGGTTCGATTTCTCTTATGATGACATGCGGGGAGAAAAATGGAGGGCGACAGAGCTTGTGGATATGGTACGCAGCCTCCAGCCGGAAGTGATCATTGACAACCGCCTTGAAGTAAGCGGAGAGGGATACGGTTCACTGGCTTCGGGGAATCCGATGCCTTACCACGGGGATTTTGTAAGTCCTGAGCAGATAATACCTCCAAACGGCATTCAGGATGTGAACGGGGAAGACCTTGTATGGGAATCCTGTGTGACTATGAACAACAACTGGGGTTACTGTGCAGAAGACCATTATTTCAAACCCGCTTCCATGCTCATCAAAAAACTGGTAGAATGTGTATCAAAAGGAGGCAATATGCTTCTTAACGTAGGACCGGATGCAAAAGGAAATATTCCTATAGAATCTATGGAAATACTCCATGAGATCGGAAGATGGATGAAGAAAAACAAAGAAAGCATCTACGGATGCGGCAAAGCAGAGATTGAAAAACCGGATTTCGGCCGTGTGACCAGAAGGGGAAATCATCTGTATTTTCATATATATGAAAATACCATAGGACCTGTCCCTCTTCAAGGATTCAAAAAAGAAGAGGTAAAAGGCATCCGCTATCTGGCAACAGGGGCAGAGATTCCAATCTCCGACAGTTGGGTGCACAGCG includes the following:
- a CDS encoding ABC transporter ATP-binding protein; translation: MKNNEKESLLDVKNLKKYFQVGKKQTLKAVDDVTLQIYRGETLGLVGESGCGKSTFGRTVIHLYEPTAGTVTFDGIHIDKSMDLKQRHDLSKRMQMIFQDPYASLNPRRKILDIVAEGIDAHRLASGKKERTEMVIDLLETVGLHAEHADRFPHEFSGGQRQRVGIARALALNPDFIVCDEPISALDVSIQAQVVNLLEELQRKRNFTYLFIAHDLSMVKHISNRIGVMYLGSLVELADSEELFRNPMHPYTKALLSAIPIPDPKIEKNRQRIMLEGSLPNPINLGEECKFASRCDQCGSYCKKSQPVLKEVKPGHFVACSKCQ
- a CDS encoding alpha-L-fucosidase, with the protein product MYRFDRTEYDKRMEWYKDARFGMFIHWGLYAIPARGEWIRSVEEVPKEEYMKYFREFNPVDFDAKAWAKAARDAGMKYVVLTAKHHDGFCLFDSKHTDFKSTNTKCGRDFVKEFVEAVRGEGLRVGLYFTLLDWYHEDYPHYGDKNHPMRNNKAYTNENRNFDNYLTYMHNQVREICTNYGKLDILWFDFSYDDMRGEKWRATELVDMVRSLQPEVIIDNRLEVSGEGYGSLASGNPMPYHGDFVSPEQIIPPNGIQDVNGEDLVWESCVTMNNNWGYCAEDHYFKPASMLIKKLVECVSKGGNMLLNVGPDAKGNIPIESMEILHEIGRWMKKNKESIYGCGKAEIEKPDFGRVTRRGNHLYFHIYENTIGPVPLQGFKKEEVKGIRYLATGAEIPISDSWVHSDYPDMVFANLGPDPVLLDAVDTVLDVVLK